A genome region from Euphorbia lathyris chromosome 4, ddEupLath1.1, whole genome shotgun sequence includes the following:
- the LOC136226582 gene encoding pentatricopeptide repeat-containing protein At1g08610 — protein sequence MSRTVPPHNSIVEINSLQAVRSNSAVKASVSDLNYSIKCSQRNPQLARDLWSNRTRYSMQCKGLQRSVCVDRIDEKHHEKWSSETNAFGVGRKFSTKNHGSSVSSSDGPFAENDEESNNEILQHLCSKGRLMDASRLIDVMARRNQIPLSYCCINLVRGLVKVEQMDKAARILKIMVMSGGVPDVITYNMMLGGLCRRGKLRSAIDLLEDMSLSGCPPDVVTYNTIIRYMFDNGHFDEAIKFWKDQLKRGCPPFLITYTVLIELVCKHCGTIRAMEVLEDMAIEGCYPDLVTYNSLVNFTCKQRKYDDAAVIIYNIYSHGMEPNAVTYNTLLHSLCSSGLWDEADEILETMRETSHRPSVITYNTLINGLCKSGHLERAIDFFYQMVKEKCSPDIVTYNTLLDALCKEGMVDEALQLFSYLRLSNCSPGLITYNILIDGLTRKSYMDKALELYNQMRGSGISPDGITHRSLVWGFCIANQFEDSVAILREMGKKDHRINQGAYGMVIDGLCKNKKVDTAIQVLEMMISNRCKPDERIYSTLINSLSDSGMMEEANELRKNLINRKVLKD from the coding sequence ATGAGTCGTACAGTTCCGCCTCATAACTCTATTGTTGAAATTAATAGTTTGCAAGCTGTACGAAGTAATTCAGCAGTCAAAGCATCAGTATCCGATCtaaattattcaattaagtGCAGTCAAAGAAATCCTCAATTGGCGAGGGATCTTTGGTCCAATAGAACTAGGTATTCTATGCAATGCAAAGGATTGCAAAGAAGTGTTTGTGTGGATAGAATTGACGAAAAACATCATGAGAAATGGAGCTCTGAAACTAATGCATTCGGTGTAGGGAGAAAATTCAGTACAAAGAACCATGGATCCTCTGTCTCGTCTTCTGATGGACCTTTTGCTGAAAACGACGAGGAGTCCAACAATGAAATCCTTCAGCATTTGTGCAGCAAAGGGAGGTTAATGGATGCATCAAGACTAATAGATGTTATGGCACGTAGAAACCAAATCCCTCTTTCTTATTGTTGCATAAACTTAGTCAGAGGTCTTGTTAAAGTTGAGCAGATGGATAAAGCTGCTAGAATTCTTAAAATAATGGTGATGTCCGGTGGAGTTCCTGATGTTATTACCTACAACATGATGCTTGGTGGTTTATGTAGGAGAGGAAAATTAAGATCTGCCATTGATCTCCTCGAAGATATGTCGTTGAGTGGTTGTCCTCCGGATGTGGTCACGTATAATACAATAATCCGCTACATGTTCGATAATGGGCATTTTGATGAAGCTATTAAATTTTGGAAAGATCAATTAAAGCGGGGGTGCCCTCCATTTTTGATAACCTACACAGTTCTCATTGAACTAGTCTGCAAGCATTGCGGGACTATTCGAGCTATGGAAGTATTAGAAGATATGGCAATTGAGGGTTGTTATCCTGATCTTGTTACTTATAATTCGTTGGTTAATTTTACGTGTAAACAGCGAAAGTACGACGATGCTGCAGTGATTATTTATAACATCTACTCTCATGGAATGGAGCCGAATGCTGTGACTTACAATACGCTTCTACATTCTCTTTGTAGTTCAGGTTTATGGGATGAAGCAGATGAGATCCTTGAAACTATGAGAGAAACTTCGCATCGCCCATCGGTAATCACTTACAACACACTGATTAACGGGTTGTGCAAATCCGGACATTTGGAACGTGCCATTGACTTCTTCTATCAaatggtgaaggaaaagtgttCACCTGATATAGTCACTTACAATACTCTCCTTGATGCATTATGCAAGGAGGGAATGGTAGATGAAGCGCTTCAATTATTCAGCTATTTACGCCTTAGCAACTGTTCTCCCGGGCTGATAACGTATAACATATTGATTGATGGATTGACTAGAAAAAGCTATATGGATAAAGCATTAGAACTATATAATCAGATGAGAGGAAGTGGGATAAGTCCCGACGGTATCACCCATCGATCTCTAGTTTGGGGGTTTTGCATAGCTAATCAATTTGAGGATTCCGTGGCAATACTGAGGGAGATGGGGAAGAAAGACCACAGGATTAACCAGGGTGCTTATGGAATGGTGATTGATGGATTATGTAAGAATAAAAAGGTGGATACTGCAATACAAGTTCTGGAAATGATGATTTCTAATCGATGCAAGCCAGATGAGCGGATTTATTCTACTTTAATTAACAGTCTGTCAGATTCTGGGATGATGGAAGAGGCAAACGAACTGCGGAAGAATTTGATTAACAGAAAGGTTCTTAAAGATTGA
- the LOC136227643 gene encoding cyclic pyranopterin monophosphate synthase, mitochondrial isoform X1 — protein MFLQRAAVTLRYSTRFISTRSTHDISSVISEFNKEMESVFGETPPIGMSGSAQEPGFSSYELASSTSDNFVVKESILASQIANKNVLGLTHVGSTGEAQMVDVSPKENTKRTAIASCKVILGKKVFDMVSANQMGKGDVLTVAKIAGINGAKQTSSLIPLCHNITLTHIRVDLMLNPDNYSVGIEGEASTTGKTGVEMEALTAVTTAGLTVYDMCKAASKEIQITDVRLEHKTGGKSGDWKRNTNSDDMSIKNEKD, from the exons ATGTTTCTTCAGCGAGCTGCAGTGACATTGCGGTACTCAACAAGGTTCATTTCTACTAGAAGTACTCATGATATTTCAAGTGTCATTTCTGAGTTCAATAAG GAAATGGAATCTGTCTTTGGTGAAACTCCACCGATTGGAATGAGTGGTTCAGCACAAGAACCAGGATTCAGCTCTTATGAGCTTGCTAGTTCTACAAGTGACAATTTTGTGGTAAAAGAATCCATATTAGCATCTCAAATAGCCAACAAGAATGTACTTGGTTTGACCCACGTTGGCAGTACCGGAGAAGCCCAAATGGTGGATGTATCTCCCAAGGAAAATACTAAGAGAACTGCTATTGCTAGTTGCAAGGTAATTCTGGGCAAAAAGGTATTTGATATGGTTTCAGCCAATCAAATGGGCAAAGGTGATGTCCTTACTGTGGCTAAAATAGCCGGCATAAATGGAGCCAAGCAAACTAGCAGCCTTATCCCACTCTGTCACAATATCACCCTAACTCATATTCGTGTCGACCTAATGCTGAATCCAGATAATTATAGTGTGGGAATAGAAGGGGAGGCCTCAACCACCGGTAAAACTGGTGTTGAAATGGAAGCATTGACAGCTGTGACCACTGCTGGCTTAACAGTGTATGATATGTGTAAGGCTGCTTCAAAGGAAATCCAAATAACAGATGTACGGCTTGAGCATAAAACTGGTGGGAAAAGCGGGGACTGGAAGCGGAACACGAACAGTGATGACATGTCAATCAAAAACGAGAAAGACTGA
- the LOC136227643 gene encoding cyclic pyranopterin monophosphate synthase, mitochondrial isoform X2, which yields MESVFGETPPIGMSGSAQEPGFSSYELASSTSDNFVVKESILASQIANKNVLGLTHVGSTGEAQMVDVSPKENTKRTAIASCKVILGKKVFDMVSANQMGKGDVLTVAKIAGINGAKQTSSLIPLCHNITLTHIRVDLMLNPDNYSVGIEGEASTTGKTGVEMEALTAVTTAGLTVYDMCKAASKEIQITDVRLEHKTGGKSGDWKRNTNSDDMSIKNEKD from the coding sequence ATGGAATCTGTCTTTGGTGAAACTCCACCGATTGGAATGAGTGGTTCAGCACAAGAACCAGGATTCAGCTCTTATGAGCTTGCTAGTTCTACAAGTGACAATTTTGTGGTAAAAGAATCCATATTAGCATCTCAAATAGCCAACAAGAATGTACTTGGTTTGACCCACGTTGGCAGTACCGGAGAAGCCCAAATGGTGGATGTATCTCCCAAGGAAAATACTAAGAGAACTGCTATTGCTAGTTGCAAGGTAATTCTGGGCAAAAAGGTATTTGATATGGTTTCAGCCAATCAAATGGGCAAAGGTGATGTCCTTACTGTGGCTAAAATAGCCGGCATAAATGGAGCCAAGCAAACTAGCAGCCTTATCCCACTCTGTCACAATATCACCCTAACTCATATTCGTGTCGACCTAATGCTGAATCCAGATAATTATAGTGTGGGAATAGAAGGGGAGGCCTCAACCACCGGTAAAACTGGTGTTGAAATGGAAGCATTGACAGCTGTGACCACTGCTGGCTTAACAGTGTATGATATGTGTAAGGCTGCTTCAAAGGAAATCCAAATAACAGATGTACGGCTTGAGCATAAAACTGGTGGGAAAAGCGGGGACTGGAAGCGGAACACGAACAGTGATGACATGTCAATCAAAAACGAGAAAGACTGA